A stretch of the Dendrosporobacter quercicolus genome encodes the following:
- a CDS encoding Bug family tripartite tricarboxylate transporter substrate binding protein — protein sequence MKIRKSIALSLMLLYSMGMVAGCGTKETPAAVAEKYPDKPITLIVPYAAGGANDIMARAMQKVVHKHFGQNIIIKNVPGAGGILGWNELVESEDDGYTLGTVDTSTLLQSLYGATPYHYPSALDPLVQILEMPVVAAVRSDCPWNSLAELVDYAKQNPHAVKFGHSGLGNGTHLVGEMVAQNAGIILDQVPFKGTSESLAAILGGHVQVMFAATPAIQEHLKSGAVKIIGIAVTKRMSDPRYDNIPTFQEQGVDVVFSFFIGIGAHKGMPEEIKAKLVSSLDKTVNDPEYIENMRTLGIEVNYLNHEDFFQRWLKETRRLTKVVEESGIAEKIAAQKK from the coding sequence GTGAAAATAAGAAAATCAATTGCCTTGTCCTTAATGTTGTTATATTCGATGGGGATGGTTGCTGGCTGCGGAACGAAGGAAACGCCGGCCGCCGTTGCGGAAAAGTACCCGGATAAGCCAATTACGTTGATTGTTCCCTATGCAGCGGGTGGCGCCAATGACATAATGGCTCGGGCAATGCAAAAAGTGGTCCATAAACATTTTGGCCAAAATATCATTATAAAAAATGTGCCCGGCGCCGGCGGGATTTTGGGTTGGAATGAGTTAGTGGAATCAGAAGATGATGGCTATACATTGGGGACAGTGGATACAAGTACATTATTGCAGTCGCTATATGGAGCAACCCCGTATCACTACCCTTCAGCTTTGGATCCACTAGTGCAAATTCTGGAGATGCCGGTTGTTGCGGCTGTTCGCTCCGATTGCCCCTGGAACAGCCTTGCCGAGTTAGTGGATTACGCTAAGCAGAATCCCCACGCTGTTAAATTCGGACATAGCGGGTTAGGCAACGGGACGCATCTTGTCGGAGAAATGGTCGCGCAAAATGCCGGAATTATCTTGGATCAAGTACCTTTTAAAGGTACCTCGGAATCATTGGCCGCGATATTGGGGGGACATGTCCAGGTAATGTTTGCTGCTACTCCTGCCATTCAGGAACATTTGAAAAGCGGTGCAGTAAAAATAATTGGTATTGCCGTAACAAAGCGAATGAGCGACCCGCGTTACGACAACATTCCTACTTTTCAAGAACAGGGCGTAGATGTGGTATTTAGCTTCTTTATTGGCATTGGCGCTCATAAAGGTATGCCGGAGGAAATAAAAGCTAAATTGGTCAGCAGTCTTGATAAAACCGTGAATGACCCCGAGTACATAGAAAATATGAGAACGCTAGGCATAGAAGTCAACTATTTAAACCACGAGGACTTTTTTCAAAGATGGCTTAAAGAAACAAGAAGACTTACGAAAGTAGTCGAAGAATCCGGCATTGCTGAAAAAATAGCGGCGCAGAAAAAGTAA